A region from the Phycisphaerales bacterium genome encodes:
- a CDS encoding prepilin-type N-terminal cleavage/methylation domain-containing protein, with protein sequence MTRRAFTLLELMLAMAIGVVVLGAAFGVFFTVSTTDRRLERRYDEMAEIERTRIVMERTFSTLVVAEGSDPVAREKARREREAADAAAALDKAASTGSVIPSSLTPVGSPAGTKSPTSSAANAAAAAKALADAGLDTGAAAEEDAPLPVRAAPRLRLTLDDPARFSDPLGYTAVSSSNFTPQRLEVVLSASPVPVSTDETLAARLAYTARERREREKDYERRKAEREQAAKDAAISGQTLAPGDESPLEQPTDEPVVQAVRGAFELRPVPPAQLNAMSVPEDSKPLWELWWVPLPPRFADDDAENAELTAIQPPDLLQPVGQPYRLASKIEALEWRVFVKSQRQTTYTLAYTNDIPAYVEMELKTRSGFTANWLFELNWVSGAEVNQPVAVDASGKPISPSATTGSAATRTTGSSKPGASGSKPAATPLNPGAVRERPGGKRTSEGDAKP encoded by the coding sequence ATGACCCGGCGCGCGTTCACGCTCCTGGAACTCATGCTCGCGATGGCGATCGGCGTCGTCGTGCTGGGCGCGGCGTTCGGCGTCTTCTTCACCGTCTCCACCACCGATCGCCGCCTCGAGCGCCGCTATGACGAGATGGCCGAGATCGAACGCACGCGCATCGTGATGGAGCGGACGTTCAGCACACTCGTCGTCGCCGAGGGGAGCGACCCCGTCGCACGCGAGAAAGCACGGCGCGAGCGCGAGGCCGCCGACGCCGCCGCAGCATTGGACAAAGCCGCATCGACTGGTTCGGTCATACCCAGTTCGCTCACGCCTGTCGGTTCACCCGCGGGCACGAAGTCCCCAACAAGTTCCGCCGCCAACGCCGCCGCCGCCGCCAAGGCTCTCGCCGATGCCGGGCTGGACACCGGCGCCGCGGCAGAGGAAGACGCCCCGCTCCCCGTGCGTGCCGCCCCGCGCTTGCGCCTCACCCTCGACGATCCGGCTCGATTCTCGGATCCGCTCGGATACACGGCGGTGTCATCCTCGAACTTCACGCCCCAGCGGCTCGAGGTCGTGCTCTCGGCGTCGCCCGTTCCCGTCTCCACCGACGAGACCCTCGCCGCACGTCTGGCGTACACCGCGCGTGAGCGTCGCGAGCGAGAGAAGGACTACGAGCGTCGCAAGGCCGAGCGCGAGCAGGCCGCCAAGGACGCCGCGATCTCCGGCCAGACGCTCGCGCCCGGCGACGAGTCTCCCCTCGAGCAGCCGACGGACGAGCCGGTCGTCCAGGCCGTGCGCGGCGCTTTCGAGTTGCGGCCGGTGCCACCGGCACAACTCAACGCCATGAGCGTCCCCGAGGATTCCAAGCCCCTGTGGGAGTTGTGGTGGGTCCCGCTCCCACCGCGATTCGCCGATGACGACGCGGAGAACGCCGAACTCACGGCGATCCAGCCCCCGGACCTCCTTCAACCCGTCGGCCAGCCCTATCGCCTCGCGTCGAAGATCGAGGCCCTCGAGTGGCGTGTTTTCGTCAAGAGCCAACGACAGACGACCTACACCCTCGCGTACACCAACGACATCCCGGCCTACGTCGAGATGGAACTCAAGACCCGCAGCGGCTTCACCGCCAACTGGCTCTTCGAACTCAACTGGGTCAGCGGCGCCGAGGTCAACCAACCCGTCGCCGTCGACGCCTCTGGAAAGCCGATCTCGCCCAGCGCCACGACCGGGAGCGCGGCCACTCGAACGACCGGCTCGTCCAAGCCCGGAGCGAGCGGGTCCAAGCCCGCCGCCACGCCGCTCAATCCCGGCGCCGTCCGCGAACGCCCCGGTGGTAAGAGGACCTCCGAAGGAGACGCCAAGCCATGA